The Blattabacterium cuenoti genome includes the window ATTAGTAGAACATATCAATATTATTTAACATATGAAAAAAATCCTTTTTTTCATCATATTTTATGGCATTGTTTTTATAAACTTGATTTAAAAATCATGAATCAAGCATCAAAAATTTTAATAGATTATAATGATTTTAGTTCATTTTCTAAAAAAAGATTATATAATATAACCAATAATAAATGTCATATATATCGGGCATTTTGGAAAAAACAACAGAATTTTTTGTGTTTTACTATTGAAGCTAATCGATTTCTTAGATCCATGGTAAGATCAATTATTGGAACAATTCTTGATGTTGGAAGACAACAAATAAGTATTACAGAATTCATTAACATTATTGAATTAAAAAATAATAGATTTTCTAGCCCGAAAGTCCCTGCACATGGATTATTTTTATCTAAAATCCTTTATCCAAAAGATATTTATATTGATCCATTTCATGACGGAAAAAATACATAAATCTTATTTAATTCAGTTTTTGAAACTTAGTTTAGATAATAAATTAACTTTGATGTTCACTATATTTTTATCTTTTTTAACATCATTGATTTCTGCTTATCGTCCTAAATTAATACAAAAAGCAATAGATATACATATTGTATGTAAAGATTTTTTAGGTTTAAAACATTTATTAATATGGATTTTAATATTTTTCTTTTTAGAAAGTATATTTCATTTTTTATTATTATATTTTTCCAATATTATTGCACAAAATATTATTAAAAAAATTAGAAGTTTATTATTTAATAAATTATTATCTTTAAAAAACACTTTTTTTATTCATAATTCAATAGGAAAATTAATATCTTATTGTGTTTCTGATATAGAAACAATTACAGTTATATTTAATGATGGAATACTTTTAATTTTTGGAGATCTATTAAGAATTATTATGATAGCTATTATGATGTATACCGTACATAACAAGTTATCTTTTATTGTTTTTTTAACTATTCCAATTATGTATTATATTACTAAATTTTTTCAAAAAATGTTAAAAAAAACATTTCATAAAGAAAGAAAAGAAATTTCACGTCTTAATAGTTTTTTACAAGAAAATCTTATCGGTATGTCAATTATTCAATTATTTAATAAAGAACAAGAAAAATTGATAAAATTTAAATCTATCAATAATAGTTTAAAATATGTACATATTAAAATAATTTTTTATTTTTCAATTTATTTTCCAATAGTTGAAATTATTCCATCATTGTCAATAAGTTTAGTAATATTATATGGTGGATTCTATGCTATAGAATATCAAAATATTAAACCAGGACAGATTATTGCTTTTGTATTTTTTATTTATCTTTTATTTCGTCCTATTCGTCAAATAGCAGATAGATTTAATGTTATACAAAAAGGAATAGCTGGAATAGAAAGAATTTTTTCTATACTTTATAATGATATGTTTATTAATAAACAAGGATACATTAAAATTAATAGATTTATAGGACATATTATTTTTGATAAAGTATATTGTTCTTCTTTACATGGAAAAAAAGTATTAAATAATATATCTTTTGAAATTCACCCTGGAGAAAAAGTAGCAATTGTAGGAAAAACTGGATCTGGAAAATCGACTATTATAAATCTAATTTCTAGATATTCTGAAATAGAAAAAGGTAAT containing:
- the truA gene encoding tRNA pseudouridine(38-40) synthase TruA; the encoded protein is MRFFIEVSYDGKNFYGWQIQKNKNKSIEGILEYCLSKLLKKPINIIGAGRTDTGVHAKQMFAHFDYDNRMRKYYLIKRLNIFLPNSIYVHDIVPVKNHIHARFSAISRTYQYYLTYEKNPFFHHILWHCFYKLDLKIMNQASKILIDYNDFSSFSKKRLYNITNNKCHIYRAFWKKQQNFLCFTIEANRFLRSMVRSIIGTILDVGRQQISITEFINIIELKNNRFSSPKVPAHGLFLSKILYPKDIYIDPFHDGKNT
- a CDS encoding ABC transporter ATP-binding protein codes for the protein MTEKIHKSYLIQFLKLSLDNKLTLMFTIFLSFLTSLISAYRPKLIQKAIDIHIVCKDFLGLKHLLIWILIFFFLESIFHFLLLYFSNIIAQNIIKKIRSLLFNKLLSLKNTFFIHNSIGKLISYCVSDIETITVIFNDGILLIFGDLLRIIMIAIMMYTVHNKLSFIVFLTIPIMYYITKFFQKMLKKTFHKERKEISRLNSFLQENLIGMSIIQLFNKEQEKLIKFKSINNSLKYVHIKIIFYFSIYFPIVEIIPSLSISLVILYGGFYAIEYQNIKPGQIIAFVFFIYLLFRPIRQIADRFNVIQKGIAGIERIFSILYNDMFINKQGYIKINRFIGHIIFDKVYCSSLHGKKVLNNISFEIHPGEKVAIVGKTGSGKSTIINLISRYSEIEKGNIIIDGYNIQDIELDNLRFHIKTVTQDPFLFNDSIANNISLGDSSITIKKMKKMAKYIGIHNIISSLPNGYHSVVKEKGNILSMGEKQLISLLRVQMHPYSMLILDDSTTFLDTKLENIMLYAINLLSINKTVMIITHRLSILKKIDKILVLHQGNIVEIGSHNDLISLNGYYNQLYYNK